From Novipirellula galeiformis, the proteins below share one genomic window:
- a CDS encoding putative DNA modification/repair radical SAM protein, whose amino-acid sequence MDVRAKLAILADAAKYDASCASSGAKSTRAGSQIGSTEGMGICHSYSPDGRCISLLKILLTNYCIYDCQYCINRISSDTPRARFTVDEVVSLTMEFYKRNYVEGLFLSSGIIQNSDYTMEQLIAVAKQLRTVHGYGGYLHLKTIPNAAQSLIEEAGKWADRLSVNIELPSEGDLYQLAPEKKKPQIVGAMQGIRQKIDEAQQEQAAGYKPPRFAPAGQSTQMIVGATPTSDVEVLKTASELYTGQRLRRVYYSAYSPIPHADARLPGQAPPLIREHRLYQADWLMRFYGFEADEIVTEPDRNLSLDIDPKLAWALANRHFFPVDVNRASREELLRIPGIGVRNVKRLLAIRKHKNLRSEDLKKLRVAWNRAKVFVLTADHNPNLSDLDKLDLGKRMRPKSQQLMLFDAAGSARSGEV is encoded by the coding sequence ATGGATGTCCGCGCCAAATTGGCCATTCTTGCCGATGCCGCCAAATACGATGCGTCCTGCGCCAGCAGCGGTGCGAAGAGTACCCGTGCGGGCAGCCAGATCGGTAGCACCGAAGGCATGGGGATCTGTCATAGCTATAGCCCCGACGGAAGATGCATCTCGCTGCTGAAGATTCTGCTGACAAACTACTGCATCTACGATTGCCAGTACTGCATTAACCGCATTTCAAGCGACACCCCGCGTGCTCGATTTACGGTCGATGAAGTGGTCTCGCTGACGATGGAATTCTACAAACGCAACTATGTCGAAGGATTGTTTCTCAGCTCGGGGATCATTCAGAATTCAGACTACACGATGGAGCAATTGATCGCGGTCGCGAAGCAATTGCGCACTGTGCATGGTTACGGCGGCTACCTCCATTTGAAAACGATTCCCAATGCAGCCCAGTCCTTGATCGAAGAAGCGGGTAAGTGGGCTGATCGGTTGAGCGTTAATATTGAATTGCCCAGCGAAGGGGATCTGTATCAATTGGCGCCGGAGAAAAAGAAGCCGCAAATCGTGGGCGCAATGCAGGGCATTCGGCAAAAAATCGACGAAGCCCAACAGGAACAGGCCGCCGGTTACAAGCCGCCGCGGTTTGCGCCGGCCGGTCAGAGCACGCAAATGATCGTGGGGGCAACGCCGACATCGGACGTCGAAGTTTTGAAGACCGCGAGCGAACTGTATACGGGGCAACGTCTGCGCCGAGTCTATTATTCGGCGTACAGTCCGATTCCTCACGCTGATGCCCGGTTGCCCGGTCAAGCACCGCCGTTGATCCGCGAACATCGACTGTATCAAGCGGATTGGCTGATGCGATTCTACGGTTTCGAGGCCGATGAGATCGTCACCGAACCTGATCGAAATCTGTCCTTGGACATCGACCCCAAATTGGCGTGGGCGTTGGCCAACCGGCACTTCTTTCCCGTCGATGTCAATCGAGCGAGCCGAGAGGAATTGCTGCGGATTCCCGGCATCGGTGTTCGCAACGTGAAACGGTTGTTGGCGATCCGAAAGCATAAGAATTTACGCAGCGAAGATTTGAAGAAGCTGCGTGTGGCTTGGAACCGAGCCAAGGTGTTTGTGTTGACCGCGGATCACAATCCGAATTTAAGTGATTTGGACAAGTTAGATCTAGGCAAGCGGATGCGTCCAAAGTCGCAGCAATTGATGTTGTTCGATGCAGCCGGTTCCGCACGGTCGGGAGAAGTTTGA
- a CDS encoding endonuclease III domain-containing protein codes for MRLLTHREIERLYRILSQSMPGRSSSAKGPKGQPDPFRTCLACILSAQSLDQNTAVATKALFKLARTPRTMLKLSVEQVAAAIKPCGLYNVKARSIQGFCATLIDEFDGIVPQTRDELLRLPGIGRKCADIVLQFAFGQPTIAVDTHVFRVCNRTGLAPGKTADKTADALLARTPEWAVEQAHFWLIQFGKRICVARTPRCDVCPLNQMCRDYIDRQPVPMIR; via the coding sequence TTGCGTTTGCTAACCCATCGAGAGATTGAACGCCTTTATCGGATCTTGTCACAATCCATGCCGGGGCGCAGTTCGTCGGCCAAGGGGCCCAAGGGCCAACCCGATCCGTTTCGAACCTGCCTTGCTTGCATCCTTTCGGCTCAATCATTGGACCAAAACACCGCAGTCGCCACGAAGGCTCTGTTCAAGTTGGCACGCACCCCGAGGACGATGCTAAAACTCTCGGTGGAGCAAGTTGCTGCCGCGATCAAGCCATGTGGCCTTTACAACGTGAAGGCTCGGAGCATTCAAGGATTCTGTGCGACGTTGATCGACGAATTCGACGGGATCGTTCCACAAACTCGCGACGAGTTATTGCGTTTGCCGGGGATTGGACGCAAGTGTGCAGACATCGTGTTGCAGTTCGCGTTTGGGCAACCCACGATTGCGGTCGACACCCACGTCTTTCGAGTCTGCAATCGCACCGGACTCGCGCCCGGAAAGACGGCCGATAAAACCGCCGACGCCTTGTTAGCCCGAACGCCCGAGTGGGCAGTGGAGCAAGCCCATTTTTGGCTGATTCAATTCGGCAAACGCATCTGTGTGGCTCGCACACCACGTTGCGATGTCTGTCCGCTCAATCAGATGTGCCGAGATTACATCGATCGTCAGCCGGTCCCGATGATCCGGTGA
- a CDS encoding nucleoside deaminase, with amino-acid sequence MRRSQLEAWMSVAVSECRKGLEQGESPFGAAIFDPGGELVAAQFNVVNTQQDPTAHAEVMAIRAACQTLGVMTLEEHWLVSTGEPCLMCASVAVTAGIRKLAYGADCRFIDAVGFETWGVTSEHIFRDAGIEVEVEGGILKDQCETLLRESQASRSI; translated from the coding sequence ATGCGCAGGTCACAGCTAGAAGCTTGGATGAGTGTCGCGGTTTCCGAGTGCCGCAAGGGCCTCGAGCAAGGCGAAAGCCCCTTTGGTGCCGCGATCTTTGATCCCGGCGGCGAGTTGGTGGCAGCGCAGTTCAATGTGGTCAATACCCAGCAGGATCCCACGGCCCACGCCGAAGTGATGGCGATCCGTGCGGCGTGTCAAACGCTGGGCGTCATGACACTGGAGGAACACTGGTTGGTTTCCACGGGGGAGCCCTGTTTGATGTGTGCGTCGGTCGCCGTGACAGCGGGCATCCGCAAATTGGCGTACGGCGCAGATTGCCGGTTTATCGACGCGGTCGGGTTCGAGACATGGGGTGTCACCAGTGAGCACATTTTTCGAGACGCTGGTATCGAGGTTGAAGTCGAAGGTGGGATTCTTAAGGACCAGTGCGAAACGCTGCTGCGTGAATCGCAAGCAAGTCGGTCGATTTGA
- a CDS encoding ligase-associated DNA damage response exonuclease — MQELLQTTDRGLYCAAGDFYIDPQRPVDRAVVTHAHSDHARWGCRRYLAVSESEHLLRMRMSSDAEFQFLRYGESVTIGGVNLRFHPAGHMLGSAQVRLEYRGKVAVAMGDHKLGRDPTCKSWEPVKCHLLVTESTFGLPVYRWQPEQVTTDVINQWWRESRDDGKCSVLYGYAVGKSQRLLAGLDPSIGPIFTHGAVEKGTEAYRKTGVDLPNTTYVGSVTGKRDWSGAMVVAVPSAHGSTWMRKFGRISTAMASGWMAVRGARRRRSVDRGFVVSDHVDWPTLIEAVEACDPDTLWVTHGYSAVVARYFQERGRDAHVVNSPVRGEAEADAAADQDSGDEQASDDQSTGGTES, encoded by the coding sequence ATGCAAGAACTGCTTCAGACGACCGATCGCGGATTGTACTGCGCAGCCGGCGACTTCTACATCGATCCCCAGCGGCCGGTGGATCGTGCGGTGGTCACGCATGCGCATAGCGACCACGCACGATGGGGATGCCGGCGGTACTTGGCGGTCAGCGAAAGCGAACATTTATTGCGGATGAGGATGAGCAGCGATGCGGAGTTTCAATTTCTCCGTTACGGTGAATCGGTCACCATCGGCGGCGTGAACCTTCGTTTTCATCCGGCGGGACACATGCTGGGCTCCGCCCAAGTCCGGCTGGAGTATCGCGGTAAAGTGGCCGTGGCGATGGGCGATCATAAGTTGGGTCGCGATCCAACCTGCAAGAGCTGGGAACCGGTCAAGTGTCATTTGTTGGTGACCGAGTCGACGTTTGGGTTACCGGTGTATCGTTGGCAGCCCGAGCAAGTCACGACGGACGTGATTAACCAATGGTGGCGAGAGAGCCGGGACGACGGAAAATGCAGTGTGCTTTACGGTTACGCGGTGGGAAAGAGTCAGCGATTGCTGGCGGGACTTGATCCTAGCATCGGTCCGATCTTTACTCACGGTGCTGTGGAAAAGGGGACGGAGGCTTATCGCAAGACAGGCGTCGATCTGCCCAACACGACTTACGTTGGCTCGGTAACCGGTAAACGTGATTGGAGTGGCGCGATGGTCGTCGCGGTGCCGAGCGCCCACGGTTCGACTTGGATGCGAAAATTCGGCCGGATCAGTACCGCGATGGCTAGCGGTTGGATGGCCGTCCGCGGGGCCCGTCGACGACGCTCGGTCGATCGGGGCTTTGTTGTCAGCGACCATGTCGATTGGCCCACCTTGATTGAAGCCGTCGAGGCTTGCGATCCCGACACATTGTGGGTCACTCATGGCTACTCGGCGGTGGTCGCTCGTTACTTTCAAGAACGTGGGCGTGATGCTCATGTGGTCAACTCACCGGTTCGTGGAGAAGCCGAAGCCGACGCGGCGGCAGATCAGGACTCTGGCGATGAACAGGCATCCGATGATCAGAGCACTGGGGGTACTGAATCATGA
- the pdeM gene encoding ligase-associated DNA damage response endonuclease PdeM: protein MHVDITVGQTRLRLLARRAIYWSQLQTLFVADTHFGKDATFRRHGIPVPTGSTAATLSILSQMLATTSAKHLVILGDMFHARSSLSEEVCDALSSFFARHAELRRTLVRGNHDAHLGPLPEAWSLEVVEPGTRMGNVALGHQPTTVPEDADLLLCGHLHPALSIGRGKDKLGKLPCFWLSKRCLVLPALGQFTGTYAIEMAANDRAWVVADEQLIELAPPLDDIR from the coding sequence ATGCATGTCGATATCACGGTCGGTCAAACCCGTTTGCGTCTGCTTGCTCGGCGCGCCATTTATTGGTCGCAACTACAAACCTTGTTCGTCGCCGATACGCACTTCGGCAAAGATGCGACCTTTCGGCGTCATGGGATTCCGGTTCCCACTGGCAGCACGGCGGCAACGCTGAGTATCCTTTCGCAGATGCTCGCCACGACGTCGGCTAAACACCTCGTCATCTTGGGCGACATGTTCCATGCTCGGTCGTCGCTTTCGGAGGAGGTGTGTGACGCGCTGTCATCGTTCTTTGCTCGACATGCGGAGCTGCGGCGTACCTTGGTTCGGGGAAACCATGATGCGCATCTGGGGCCGTTGCCGGAAGCTTGGTCCTTGGAAGTGGTTGAGCCAGGCACGCGAATGGGCAACGTGGCCCTCGGTCACCAACCGACTACGGTTCCCGAAGACGCGGATCTGTTGCTCTGTGGGCATCTCCATCCAGCACTTTCGATCGGCCGGGGAAAGGACAAACTCGGGAAACTGCCCTGTTTTTGGCTTTCAAAACGCTGCCTTGTGTTACCCGCGCTGGGGCAATTCACCGGAACCTATGCTATTGAGATGGCCGCGAATGATCGTGCTTGGGTCGTCGCCGACGAGCAACTGATCGAACTGGCTCCGCCACTCGATGACATTCGCTGA
- a CDS encoding ligase-associated DNA damage response DEXH box helicase, protein MRQVSIKPPTPSARVDGYFANIGWKPFRFQRSVWKAYMQGCSGLVHSATGTGKTLAVWMGPIQKWLKENPDDACWNPKRPPSLRVLWITPLRALAGDTEASLRAPLDSLGLPWRLESRTGDSKSSAKARQLKRLPTALVTTPESLSLMLTHERLLEQLAGLEAVIVDEWHELLGTKRGIQTELALARLRKLNPQLRTWGVSATLGNLEQAESSLLGVDPAGEARMIQGYRKKRLKFQSLIPAQMERFPWSGHIGTKMVPQVASLLDQVTSALVFANTRSQTERWYQHLLKQRPDWAGKVALHHGSLDTSVRRWVEDALRDGKLRAVVCTSSLDLGVDFTAVDLVIQIGSPKGAARLLQRAGRSGHQPDAESRLAFVPTNAIELIELAAAQDAIRSGRLEARPLLNKPLDVLAQHAVTIAVGGGFDPDELLQEIRSSHAYQSLTQREWQWVLDFVVRGGSSLAAYPDFHRVEIVDGRYQVTQRRTISLHRMNIGTIVSDASMQVKYLKGKTLGTAEEHFLSKLQPGDRFLFAGRLVSLSRIKENVAYVRRATGQPDSVPRWTGGRMPLSSELSAALREKMEQAADGQLVGAEMKSLKRLFAIQQRWSVLPRREQLLIERIETRRGHQLFVFPFEGRLVHEGLAALLAYRISRVQKTTFTMACNDYGLVLQSPHKIAIKQWIADGLFNTEALVPDILRSMNSTEMAKRQFRQIARVAGLIHPGYPGQRKNTSHVQASSNLFFDVFCQYDPDNLLLEQARREVLELQLESSRMITALDRLEDSEIIVTDPPKVTPLAFPLLVDKLRERVSSETLADRIRRMQTQLEKAADQ, encoded by the coding sequence ATGCGGCAAGTCTCTATCAAACCTCCCACGCCGTCCGCTCGCGTCGATGGTTACTTCGCTAATATCGGTTGGAAGCCGTTCCGTTTTCAGCGGTCGGTTTGGAAGGCCTACATGCAAGGTTGCAGCGGCTTGGTGCACTCGGCGACGGGAACCGGCAAGACGTTGGCCGTTTGGATGGGACCGATTCAAAAATGGCTGAAAGAGAACCCCGATGACGCGTGCTGGAATCCGAAACGCCCACCATCCCTCCGCGTGCTTTGGATCACTCCGCTGCGGGCGCTTGCCGGTGACACCGAAGCATCGTTGCGGGCACCACTCGACTCGCTCGGCTTGCCTTGGCGATTGGAGTCGCGGACCGGGGACAGCAAATCGAGTGCGAAGGCACGCCAATTGAAACGTTTGCCAACCGCGCTGGTCACCACTCCGGAAAGCCTCTCGTTGATGTTGACTCACGAGAGACTGCTAGAACAACTGGCGGGCCTCGAAGCCGTAATCGTCGATGAATGGCACGAACTCTTAGGTACTAAACGTGGCATTCAAACGGAGCTCGCACTCGCTCGCCTACGCAAATTGAATCCACAATTACGCACCTGGGGTGTCTCGGCGACGCTGGGAAATCTTGAGCAGGCCGAGTCCTCGCTGCTGGGGGTCGACCCGGCCGGTGAAGCGCGCATGATTCAGGGCTATCGCAAGAAGCGACTGAAATTTCAATCGTTGATTCCTGCTCAAATGGAACGCTTTCCCTGGTCCGGCCACATCGGTACCAAAATGGTGCCTCAGGTAGCCTCGCTGCTGGACCAAGTGACCAGTGCGTTGGTGTTCGCCAACACTCGCTCTCAAACGGAACGGTGGTACCAACATTTATTAAAACAGCGACCGGATTGGGCCGGCAAGGTTGCACTGCATCACGGCTCGTTGGACACGTCGGTTCGTCGCTGGGTCGAAGACGCACTGCGCGATGGAAAGCTGCGTGCGGTGGTCTGCACGAGCAGCTTGGATCTCGGAGTCGACTTTACCGCCGTTGACCTCGTCATCCAGATCGGCAGCCCCAAGGGGGCCGCTCGTTTGCTGCAGCGTGCCGGTCGTAGCGGACATCAACCGGACGCGGAGAGTCGTTTGGCCTTTGTCCCGACCAACGCGATCGAATTGATCGAGCTGGCCGCGGCGCAGGATGCGATCCGCAGCGGACGTCTCGAAGCCCGCCCGTTGCTGAACAAACCGCTCGACGTTTTAGCGCAACATGCGGTGACGATCGCGGTAGGCGGTGGTTTTGATCCCGACGAACTCCTGCAAGAGATCCGTTCGAGTCACGCCTATCAATCGTTAACTCAACGTGAATGGCAATGGGTGTTGGACTTCGTTGTCCGCGGTGGCAGTTCACTCGCAGCCTATCCCGATTTTCACCGTGTCGAGATCGTCGATGGTCGATACCAGGTGACGCAGCGGCGAACGATCTCGCTGCATCGCATGAACATCGGCACGATCGTGTCCGATGCATCGATGCAAGTGAAGTACTTGAAAGGCAAAACGCTAGGGACTGCGGAAGAGCATTTCTTGTCAAAGCTGCAGCCCGGCGATCGTTTTCTGTTTGCGGGGAGATTGGTTTCGTTGTCACGAATCAAAGAGAATGTGGCTTACGTGCGAAGGGCCACGGGGCAACCCGACAGCGTGCCGCGGTGGACGGGAGGACGCATGCCATTGTCGAGCGAATTGAGCGCTGCGCTGCGGGAAAAGATGGAACAGGCTGCCGATGGACAGCTTGTCGGAGCGGAGATGAAGTCGCTCAAACGGTTGTTTGCGATTCAGCAGCGTTGGAGCGTGTTGCCACGTCGCGAGCAACTATTGATCGAGCGGATCGAAACACGCCGCGGCCATCAATTGTTTGTTTTCCCGTTCGAAGGTCGGCTGGTTCATGAAGGCTTGGCAGCGCTTTTGGCGTATCGTATCTCACGCGTCCAGAAAACCACATTCACGATGGCCTGCAATGATTATGGTTTGGTGTTGCAGAGCCCCCACAAGATCGCGATCAAGCAGTGGATTGCGGACGGCTTGTTCAATACCGAGGCACTTGTTCCGGACATCCTCCGCAGTATGAATTCGACGGAAATGGCAAAACGCCAATTTCGCCAGATCGCGCGTGTCGCAGGCTTGATTCATCCCGGTTACCCAGGGCAACGCAAGAACACCAGCCACGTACAAGCCAGTTCCAATTTGTTCTTTGATGTGTTCTGTCAATACGATCCTGATAACCTGCTGTTGGAACAGGCACGTCGTGAGGTCTTGGAACTGCAGTTGGAATCGTCACGCATGATCACTGCGTTAGACCGACTTGAGGACAGTGAAATCATCGTCACCGATCCACCCAAAGTGACGCCGCTTGCGTTTCCTTTGTTGGTGGACAAGCTACGAGAACGGGTGAGCAGCGAAACGCTGGCCGACCGCATTCGGCGAATGCAAACGCAACTCGAAAAAGCGGCGGACCAATAG
- a CDS encoding UdgX family uracil-DNA binding protein (This protein belongs to the uracil DNA glycosylase superfamily, members of which act in excision repair of DNA. However, it belongs more specifically to UdgX branch, whose founding member was found to bind uracil in DNA (where it does not belong), without cleaving it, appears to promote DNA repair by a pathway involving RecA, rather than base excision.): MHFVRIDTFDQWRSEARRLLLAETAPSEVSFSTTDDQLSLFASEPNVPTSSGQRGAAAASVLKVPREFLALAETVACHRGTHRWELLYRTVWRLTHGEPQLLQISMDDDVHSLQQMLKAVTRDVHKMKAFVRFRKLEEASSPQASYVAWHRPDHRIVRLAAPFFARRFKAMHWTILTPDESATWDQTQLRYGAGVPASESPDGDALEALWKTYYASIFNPARVNVAMMKREMPVRHWQTLPETELIPELLAAAPARVAEMIENNEGFAQTAAHYMPADTGLDSLRAAAASCRACDLHHCATQTVFGEGPPRARIVIVGEQPGDNEDIAGKPFVGPAGQLLDQSLARAGIQRDEVYVTNVVKHFKFTTRGKRRLHRKPDSREIFACRPWLEAELAAVKPSSILCLGATSSQALFGRDFRITLSRGQTFETEWSRRTIATWHPAAILRMPDAARSQQMEQQLVDDLVLAAARPGKT; the protein is encoded by the coding sequence ATGCACTTTGTTCGGATCGATACTTTTGATCAATGGCGCAGTGAAGCGAGGAGATTGTTGCTGGCGGAAACGGCGCCTAGCGAGGTGAGTTTTTCTACTACCGATGATCAACTCTCTCTCTTCGCGTCGGAACCCAATGTGCCGACGAGCTCCGGCCAGCGTGGTGCAGCTGCGGCGAGCGTTTTGAAAGTGCCGCGAGAGTTTTTGGCGTTGGCCGAAACGGTGGCATGCCACCGCGGAACGCATCGCTGGGAATTGCTGTATCGAACCGTGTGGCGATTGACGCATGGTGAGCCGCAATTGCTGCAGATTAGCATGGATGACGATGTCCACTCGCTACAGCAAATGCTCAAAGCGGTGACTCGTGACGTCCACAAGATGAAGGCATTCGTTCGTTTCCGCAAGCTTGAAGAGGCGTCGTCACCGCAAGCCTCCTACGTCGCTTGGCACCGTCCCGATCACAGAATCGTGCGGTTAGCGGCACCCTTCTTCGCTCGCCGTTTCAAGGCGATGCACTGGACGATCCTGACCCCCGATGAATCGGCGACTTGGGATCAAACACAGCTGCGGTATGGTGCGGGCGTACCGGCAAGCGAATCGCCCGACGGCGATGCTTTGGAAGCACTTTGGAAAACCTATTACGCATCGATCTTCAATCCCGCACGCGTCAACGTCGCGATGATGAAACGAGAGATGCCCGTGCGACACTGGCAAACCCTGCCCGAGACCGAGTTGATCCCGGAATTGTTGGCTGCCGCGCCCGCTCGCGTCGCGGAAATGATCGAAAACAACGAAGGGTTTGCTCAGACCGCAGCCCACTACATGCCGGCCGACACCGGGTTGGACTCGTTGCGAGCGGCAGCAGCCAGTTGCCGTGCGTGTGATTTGCATCACTGTGCAACTCAAACGGTGTTCGGCGAAGGACCGCCTCGTGCCCGCATCGTGATCGTCGGTGAACAACCGGGCGATAACGAAGACATTGCCGGAAAACCGTTCGTCGGTCCGGCCGGCCAACTGCTGGACCAATCCTTGGCTCGAGCCGGGATCCAGCGTGATGAGGTGTATGTCACAAACGTGGTCAAGCACTTCAAATTCACGACCCGTGGTAAACGTCGCTTGCATCGCAAGCCCGACTCTCGTGAAATCTTTGCCTGTCGCCCTTGGTTGGAAGCGGAACTTGCGGCCGTGAAGCCTAGTTCGATCCTCTGTTTAGGAGCAACGTCGTCCCAGGCTTTGTTTGGACGTGATTTTCGCATCACCCTCAGTCGCGGACAAACATTCGAAACGGAGTGGAGTCGGCGAACGATCGCGACGTGGCATCCCGCCGCCATTTTGCGAATGCCCGACGCGGCAAGATCTCAACAGATGGAACAACAATTGGTAGACGATTTAGTCTTGGCTGCTGCGAGACCGGGCAAGACGTGA
- a CDS encoding DUF421 domain-containing protein, whose amino-acid sequence MIEKWLAAEWSSIALVGLSSLVCYAAILLYTRIVGLRSFSKLSAADFAMTIAVGSLFASTISAPSPTLVLGIVAIGCLYAMQWGVAVARRQSKMFGKALDNQPLLLMRGPVFLDDNLKQANVTREDVYGKLRAANVFSYDQILAVVFETTGDISVIHSSDDAAKLDPDFFHDVIGAEHLSEPIR is encoded by the coding sequence TTGATTGAAAAATGGCTTGCTGCCGAGTGGAGCTCAATCGCACTGGTGGGACTGTCGTCTCTCGTTTGCTATGCGGCAATCTTGCTGTACACGCGAATCGTCGGCCTTCGCAGTTTTTCCAAATTGTCTGCTGCCGATTTTGCCATGACGATCGCGGTGGGCTCGTTGTTCGCATCGACAATCTCCGCCCCCAGCCCGACACTCGTCTTAGGCATCGTAGCGATTGGCTGTTTGTACGCGATGCAGTGGGGAGTGGCGGTGGCGCGACGCCAGTCCAAGATGTTCGGCAAGGCGTTGGACAACCAGCCCTTGCTATTGATGCGTGGCCCGGTTTTCCTGGACGACAATTTAAAGCAAGCGAATGTCACACGTGAGGACGTCTACGGCAAGCTTCGGGCTGCGAACGTGTTTAGCTATGACCAAATATTGGCCGTGGTGTTCGAAACCACCGGAGACATTTCAGTGATCCACTCCAGCGACGATGCAGCCAAACTGGATCCCGATTTTTTTCACGATGTCATCGGCGCGGAGCACCTGAGCGAACCAATTCGGTAA
- a CDS encoding ATP-dependent DNA ligase has protein sequence MMRFAALYHSLDSTTKTNAKIVAMADYFSAVAASDAAWATYFLSGNKLRRLVPTKLLRSWAAEEAGIASWLFEESYHAVGDLAETLSLIVPPGQVVDDLSLTQWVEERLLPLRGCDEDELRTAVVDIWRQTSTPVRFVIMKLITGAFRVGVSKRLVTRAIAEQSAVTADVVSHRLMGNWEPTSTFFQQLIDPDTRDTQASQPYPFCLAHPIEIEHGPAVLGDAADYVAEWKWDGIRGQVIRRQQQSFIWSRGEELMENRWPEIEAAAAALPNGTVLDGEILACRSSGEVLPFAQLQRRIGRKSVGKKLRREVPVVFHAFDLLEHAGVDIRELPLIDRRARLENLLASLEHPNLAISDRIAGASWDDWAAIREHSREHRAEGLMLKRNDSVYDVGRVRGTWWKWKVAPYTIDAVLIYAQKGHGRRASLFTDYTFALWDEGVLVPFAKAYSGLQDKEIREVDRFVRKNTKDSFGPVRSVTPALVMELAFEGLQRSPRHKSGVATRFPRILRWRHDKRPQDANQLSDLLKLAPPES, from the coding sequence ATGATGCGTTTTGCCGCCCTGTACCACTCGCTTGACTCGACGACCAAGACCAATGCAAAGATCGTCGCCATGGCGGACTACTTCTCGGCCGTTGCCGCCTCCGACGCGGCCTGGGCGACGTACTTTTTATCGGGTAATAAACTGCGCCGCTTGGTGCCCACCAAGTTGCTGCGAAGCTGGGCCGCCGAGGAAGCCGGGATCGCCTCGTGGTTGTTTGAAGAGTCGTACCATGCGGTCGGGGATTTAGCGGAAACCCTTTCGCTGATCGTGCCGCCTGGGCAAGTCGTAGACGACCTTTCGCTGACTCAGTGGGTCGAAGAGCGGCTGTTGCCGCTGCGCGGGTGTGATGAGGACGAGCTGCGGACGGCCGTCGTGGACATTTGGCGTCAGACGTCCACACCGGTGCGGTTTGTGATCATGAAGTTGATCACCGGAGCGTTTCGCGTGGGAGTTAGCAAGCGATTGGTGACGCGTGCGATCGCCGAACAATCGGCGGTCACCGCCGACGTGGTTTCGCATCGCTTGATGGGAAATTGGGAGCCAACGAGCACGTTTTTTCAACAGCTAATCGACCCCGACACACGCGACACGCAGGCCAGCCAGCCGTATCCGTTCTGTTTGGCCCATCCGATTGAGATTGAGCACGGCCCCGCGGTGCTTGGCGATGCAGCGGACTATGTGGCGGAATGGAAATGGGATGGCATTCGCGGACAAGTGATTCGTCGTCAACAGCAGTCCTTCATATGGTCGCGTGGGGAAGAGTTGATGGAAAACCGCTGGCCTGAGATCGAAGCGGCCGCCGCGGCGCTGCCCAACGGCACCGTTTTGGACGGCGAGATATTGGCCTGTCGCTCCAGCGGGGAGGTGTTGCCGTTCGCACAGCTACAGCGCCGAATCGGCCGCAAGTCGGTGGGCAAAAAATTGAGACGCGAAGTGCCAGTGGTGTTCCACGCCTTTGACTTGTTGGAGCACGCTGGGGTCGACATCCGCGAGTTGCCGCTAATCGATCGCCGAGCGCGTCTAGAAAACTTGTTGGCGTCCCTAGAGCATCCCAATCTAGCCATTAGCGACCGGATTGCCGGAGCATCCTGGGATGACTGGGCCGCGATTCGTGAACACAGCCGCGAACACCGTGCCGAAGGGTTGATGCTCAAACGCAATGACTCGGTCTACGACGTCGGCCGAGTGCGCGGAACGTGGTGGAAATGGAAGGTCGCCCCGTACACGATCGATGCGGTGTTGATCTATGCGCAAAAAGGGCACGGCCGGCGAGCCAGTTTGTTCACCGATTATACGTTCGCCTTGTGGGACGAAGGTGTGCTGGTCCCGTTTGCCAAGGCCTATAGTGGTTTGCAAGACAAAGAGATCCGCGAGGTCGATCGATTTGTGCGGAAGAACACCAAGGACTCGTTTGGTCCGGTCCGTAGTGTGACCCCGGCGTTGGTGATGGAATTGGCGTTTGAGGGTTTGCAGCGCTCGCCGCGTCACAAGAGCGGCGTCGCGACGAGATTCCCGCGAATCCTCCGCTGGCGTCACGACAAACGACCGCAAGACGCCAACCAGTTGAGCGACTTGCTAAAACTAGCGCCTCCGGAGTCGTGA